Below is a genomic region from Mus caroli chromosome 13, CAROLI_EIJ_v1.1, whole genome shotgun sequence.
GGAGGGTgtcattttctttccatgttgGCATGACTCTGTCCACAGGCTTTGGCCCTATGTGACCTACCAAATATTCTTCCCCAATCCCAGGctcaaatattaaattaaaacaaatgtgcAAAAGGAAACGGATACCTGCCATCAAAACAAAGTGTCTTTCCACAAGCTGCCAGCTTCGGGGATGACCACTGCCACACCTTATCCTGAAAACCTTAGGAGCAGGTACGTTCTCCTCAGGAGCCATGCTGGTCCAATGAGCAGTAGGGCCAATGCCAGAGGAGAGGGGATTCTAGATGCCAGAGGAGAGGGGATTCTAGAAGTGCATAGAGCTGTCCGAGTGTCCCCGGTGGGGCCACTCCTCATCCACCCACCTGCGCAGGATCTTCTCCACATCAGCCCTGTGGTACAGCCGGCAGAGCTCCATCAGTTGGCCCACAGTCCTCTGGCTGTTTCGGAATAAGAACTCCAGTGTGGGGCTCTGGGGCCTCTGTTCCAGGAAGCATAGTTCATCATAGGGCATGCCCCATTTGCTGGCAAAATTCCTCCAGTTCTTCACGGTTGGGTGACATGGATCCAGCTTTATCCTGATCGTATCTAGCAAGTCCTGATCGTTGAGCAAGTCGCTGATGGTGGGGGCCCGGGGGGAGCAGGAAGGGCAAGGGCAGCTGCCCTTCCCTTCCTTACAGGGCTGGTTTCTGCTGACACCTGCAGGATGACAGAGAGGCCACAGGTTACCCAGGGGCCACGTGCACCTcctgcacgcacgcacacacgcgcgcacacacacacacacacacacacacacacgcacacacacgagcaatattccttttattttcctaccATTTTGGTGACATCATCtaagtgtcacacacacacacacacacacacacacacacacgattccTTCCTTGGAATCATGCAGAACAGTCATTTCTCATTGTTCACACGATATTCTTCTTCTCTGTGTATGTaactgtacacatatgtgtggaggccagggaaCACCCTTGGGTGTCACCCTCCCGACCACCTCTCTTCGAAGGCAGGGCCTTTCACTGGCTTAGAGTCGACAGATCAGGCTAAAGTGGATGGTCAGGAAGCCTCAGGGATCGACCTGAATCTGGATTCCACTGGTCAGGTTACGGGTATCCCTTGTCTCTGAGGTACCCAGCTTttacttttatccactgagcctgtttttgtttttttgtttatttgtctaaGACAGTatctctccctggcctggagcttacttAGTAGGGTAGCAAGGCCCAGGGACCTCACCCCCCTAGCACTGGGGTCACTGACATGAGCATGACCACTTGGCTTCAGAGTCGTTCCGCAAGGCAAGCAATttgctaactgagccatctctctcgaCCCCACGGTGTTCCTCTTTACGACAGtgggctctcaaccttcctaatgctgccacccctTAGTATAGTTCCTCACGCTATGGTGACCACAGTCATACAATTATTTCTGTCGCTACATTataaactataattttgctattgtaatgtaaatatctgatatgtgacccctgtgaaggggTTATTTGACCCATAGGTGGGTCACAACCCGCAGGTTGAGGACATCTGCTTTACAAGATAAGAAAGGTTGTTGAGCTGGGAGCAGTAGCAAGAGTTGGCAGTCCCATCTTGCCTCTTCACCTCCCTGGTTTGCTCTGCTTGAGCCCGCATTTGTGGGCCCATTGGCCAGACGGAGGGTTCCACAACCAGCTCGTGCTTGTGCATAGATCCACCTCCTGCTCCTGAtagcttttaaaaagttacatttatcGTTgctattggggtgtgtgtgtgtgtgtcctggtgcATGTGTGAAGGTTAGAGAACAGACAGCTGCAGGAGTCAAATTTCTCTTGTCTACCATGTGGATGTGGGAGCACCTTCCCTActaagccatttcactggcctcCCTGACAGCTTTTGACACAAAACTTAGCATGCGACAATGTCATTGTGACTGCCTAACCCCTCAGAAGTGCTGGAAGAGAGGGAGCACCGGGCTCCCTGCTTGTGCGCATGCGCATATTTGAAAGCATGTTGGCAGAACGCTTCCATTCAGAATTTATAGTCTCCTTATCGGTCCTCTGCTCTATCTGTTTTCTTTGCTCACACAGGCTCTGTCTGAAGTGTGGCCTACAGCTCTCGGGGTATACAGAGAGCTGGAGGCAGGCTGAGGAGCCTGAGCCACACCCAAAAAACTGGTTCCTTCCCCAGGAGGGCAGCCTCCCCTCTACAGTCCTCCAGCATTGTTTATTACGAGAAGGTAGAAGCGTGATTGGGAGGTGAGGTTTGAGGAGACGAGGTCTCAGGAAGTCACTCACTGAAGCCCATGGTGGTGCCACACTGCGGGCACAGCCACTGAGCAGCAGCAATTATACAACACTGTCTCTGGAGTCTGAATTCGGGATTAAAGATCACAGGCTTGGGAGGTTGTGGGGACGCGACCTTTACTATAAGATGACATGTTACTACACATGATGTCACTGAGTGGTGGCACTGAGTGAGGAATCTGAACAGAGGCAGGCTAGGGCAATGTTTCAGGTGGTAAAGATTTGCCACTGCTAGCCTGAGTACCAGGGCAGTGAGGGCTACAAAGCATgacttgtcttaaaaataaataatggaggGGCGTAGGATGTACAGTAGGCATTAGATACAGTGGCTAAAGCACTTGCTGAATAAGTACGAGGACTGAAGTTCAGACCACCAGACCCCTGCAAATGCTCTGTGATAGCCCAACTGTAACTGCAgcctcagaaggtagaggcaggatccacagagcaagctggctggAAAGGTTAGAGTTTGGATGAGAGACTTGCCTCTGAATAAGGTGGAAAAGCAATAGTGGGATCCACAAGCGTTGCTTACTGAGAAGATTTCAAACGGCCTATGAAAATCACAAGCTAAGcctgccatggtggcacacacctttagtcccagcacttagagacAAAGacaagtctctgtgagttctaggctagcctggtctacatagggagttccaggacagctaagactaGATAGAAAGACCCTGTTAaggaattgaaaagaaaatcagaaaatttaaCTACTGGGGTTCCTTTCTATGAAATATTTACCCCCTTCCATACCTTAAATATTTCTCA
It encodes:
- the Edaradd gene encoding ectodysplasin-A receptor-associated adapter protein, producing MASPDDPLRSDHMAKEPVEDTDPSTLSFAMSDKYPIQDTGLPKAKECDTVNSNCPPNPDDQPQGEENDFPDSTRDPLSGVSRNQPCKEGKGSCPCPSCSPRAPTISDLLNDQDLLDTIRIKLDPCHPTVKNWRNFASKWGMPYDELCFLEQRPQSPTLEFLFRNSQRTVGQLMELCRLYHRADVEKILRRWVDEEWPHRGHSDSSMHF